Proteins from a genomic interval of Polaribacter sejongensis:
- the murD gene encoding UDP-N-acetylmuramoyl-L-alanine--D-glutamate ligase, whose product MKRLVILGGGESGVGTALLGKQKGYEVFVSDKNKISKEYKEVLLNNEIDFEENQHTESKILNADVVMKSPGIPDTVALIQQLREKLIPVVSEIEFAAQFTAATIVGITGSNGKTTTTLLLHHILKKAGLNVGVAGNIGDSFAQQVAEESYENYVLELSSFQLDGIENFNSHIAILTNITPDHLDRYEYDFNKYIDSKFRITKNQTATDYLIYDADDKAINNWLKEHKTSAKLVPFSLEKELEYGAYIKDNNIIININKDKINMPLSTLSVKGKHNTKNAMAATMAAQLLKARKQVIIESLEDFEGAEHRLENVAKVRGVEYINDSKATNVNATYYALECMDKTTIWIVGGVDKGNDYNDLLPLVREKVKAIVCLGVDNDKIKNTFGNVVDIIVETAGAEEAVKVSHKLAESGEAVLLSPACASFDLFENYEDRGRQFKKAVRSL is encoded by the coding sequence AGGAGAAAGCGGTGTTGGTACAGCGCTTTTAGGAAAACAAAAAGGATACGAAGTCTTTGTTTCAGATAAAAATAAAATATCAAAAGAGTATAAAGAAGTTCTTTTAAATAACGAGATCGATTTTGAGGAAAATCAACATACAGAAAGCAAAATTTTAAATGCAGATGTAGTGATGAAAAGTCCTGGAATTCCAGACACGGTTGCTTTAATTCAGCAACTAAGAGAAAAATTAATTCCTGTTGTTTCAGAAATTGAATTTGCAGCACAGTTTACGGCCGCGACTATTGTAGGGATTACAGGTTCTAATGGAAAAACAACCACAACATTATTACTGCATCATATTTTAAAAAAAGCAGGATTAAATGTAGGTGTTGCAGGTAATATTGGTGATAGTTTTGCACAACAAGTTGCGGAAGAATCTTACGAAAACTATGTGTTAGAGTTAAGTAGTTTTCAGTTAGATGGAATAGAGAATTTTAATAGTCATATTGCAATTTTAACAAATATTACACCAGATCATTTAGATAGGTACGAATACGATTTTAATAAATATATAGATTCAAAATTTAGGATCACAAAGAATCAGACAGCAACCGATTATTTAATTTATGATGCAGATGATAAAGCCATCAATAATTGGTTAAAAGAACATAAAACAAGCGCAAAATTAGTTCCGTTTTCGCTTGAAAAAGAATTAGAGTATGGAGCGTATATCAAAGACAATAATATTATTATCAATATAAATAAAGACAAAATTAACATGCCGTTATCAACTTTATCAGTAAAAGGAAAACACAATACCAAAAATGCTATGGCAGCTACTATGGCGGCTCAATTATTAAAAGCTAGAAAGCAAGTTATTATTGAGAGTTTAGAAGATTTTGAAGGAGCAGAGCATCGCTTAGAAAATGTAGCAAAAGTTAGAGGTGTAGAGTATATAAATGATTCTAAGGCAACTAATGTAAACGCAACGTATTATGCGTTAGAATGTATGGACAAAACTACTATCTGGATTGTTGGTGGTGTAGATAAAGGGAACGATTATAATGATTTGTTGCCTTTGGTAAGAGAAAAAGTAAAAGCAATTGTTTGTTTAGGTGTTGATAATGATAAAATTAAAAACACTTTTGGAAACGTGGTAGATATTATAGTAGAAACTGCAGGAGCAGAAGAAGCTGTAAAAGTATCTCACAAATTAGCAGAAAGTGGAGAAGCTGTTTTATTGTCGCCAGCATGTGCAAGTTTCGATTTGTTTGAAAACTATGAAGATAGAGGTCGTCAATTTAAGAAAGCAGTAAGAAGTTTATAA
- a CDS encoding FtsW/RodA/SpoVE family cell cycle protein, whose product MKTIFQYIKGDKTIWAIVAILAIFSFMPVYSASTNLEYVVGSGSSFGYLIKHIVLLIMGFAIIYGVHKVPYRFFSGGSVIMLPVIVFLLIYTLSQGTTIGGANASRWISIGGIGFQTSTLAGLVLMVYVARYLSRNKDNTIGFKDSLWQLWLPVAVVLILILPANFSTTAIIFTMILIVTFIGGYPVKYLGFIIGAGIGLLLIFILAAKAFPDLMPNRVQTWENRIASFSDDEGKEQYQVEKAKIAIAMGETFGVGPGKSVQKNFLPQSTSDFIFAIIVEEYGLVGGFLIVSIYFILLFRIFVVIRKTTTIFGTLLVVGVGLPIIFQASINMAVATNLFPVTGQTLPLISSGGTSIWMTCFALGMILSVSASTDETEEDILDDNPLNILHETLD is encoded by the coding sequence ATGAAAACCATTTTTCAATATATAAAAGGAGATAAAACCATTTGGGCAATTGTTGCTATTTTGGCAATATTCTCATTTATGCCAGTTTATAGCGCAAGCACAAACTTGGAGTATGTTGTTGGTTCTGGTTCTTCTTTTGGGTACTTGATAAAGCATATTGTGCTGTTAATAATGGGATTTGCCATTATTTATGGGGTTCATAAAGTGCCTTATCGATTTTTCTCTGGTGGCTCCGTTATAATGCTTCCTGTAATTGTCTTTTTATTGATTTATACGCTGTCTCAGGGTACAACCATTGGAGGAGCAAATGCAAGTAGATGGATTAGTATTGGAGGAATTGGTTTTCAGACTTCTACTTTGGCAGGTTTAGTGTTAATGGTTTATGTAGCAAGGTATTTGTCTAGGAATAAAGATAACACAATTGGTTTTAAAGATAGCTTGTGGCAATTATGGTTGCCAGTTGCAGTTGTTTTAATCTTAATTTTACCGGCAAACTTTTCTACAACGGCAATTATTTTCACGATGATTTTAATTGTAACTTTTATTGGTGGATATCCAGTTAAGTACTTAGGATTTATAATAGGAGCAGGAATTGGTTTGTTGTTAATTTTTATTTTAGCAGCCAAAGCGTTTCCAGATTTAATGCCAAATAGAGTACAAACTTGGGAAAACAGAATCGCTAGTTTTTCTGACGATGAAGGAAAAGAACAGTATCAAGTAGAAAAAGCAAAAATTGCAATTGCAATGGGTGAAACTTTTGGTGTTGGTCCTGGTAAAAGTGTACAAAAAAACTTTTTACCTCAGTCTACATCAGATTTTATTTTTGCGATAATTGTAGAAGAATATGGTTTAGTTGGTGGTTTTTTAATAGTGTCTATCTATTTTATTCTTTTGTTTAGAATTTTTGTGGTGATTAGAAAAACAACTACAATTTTTGGGACTTTATTGGTGGTAGGAGTTGGACTTCCTATTATTTTTCAAGCGTCCATAAATATGGCGGTTGCAACCAATTTATTCCCAGTAACAGGGCAAACCTTACCGTTAATTAGTAGTGGAGGTACTTCTATTTGGATGACTTGTTTTGCGTTGGGAATGATTTTAAGCGTAAGTGCATCGACAGATGAAACAGAAGAAGATATTTTAGATGATAACCCTTTAAACATACTTCATGAAACACTCGATTAA
- the murG gene encoding undecaprenyldiphospho-muramoylpentapeptide beta-N-acetylglucosaminyltransferase yields the protein MKHSINILISGGGTGGHIYPAIAIANELKLRYPNAKFLFVGAKDKMEMEKVPQAGYEIKGLWISGIQRRLTVDNLSFPFKLISSLWNASKIIRKFKPDVAIGTGGFASGPTLIMANRKGIPTLIQEQNSFPGITNKLLSKKAHKICVAYDHLERFFPADKIVKTGNPVRQDLLSIYSKTDEGKDFFKLDKKKKTILVLGGSLGARKINQLVEANLEFFKKQGVQVIWQCGKLYFEEYKKYNEIENIQVHQFLNRMDFAYAASDIIISRAGASSVSELCIVGKPVLFIPSPNVSEDHQTKNAKSIADKHGAILLKESELESFPIVFETLLKDKGKQSNLSENIKELALPGATTDIVNEVEKLLKK from the coding sequence ATGAAACACTCGATTAATATATTGATCTCTGGAGGAGGTACAGGAGGGCATATCTATCCTGCAATTGCTATTGCAAACGAATTAAAGTTGCGCTATCCGAATGCCAAATTTTTGTTTGTAGGTGCAAAGGATAAAATGGAAATGGAAAAAGTTCCGCAAGCGGGATATGAAATAAAAGGATTGTGGATTTCTGGAATACAAAGAAGGTTAACTGTAGATAATTTATCTTTTCCTTTTAAGTTGATCAGTAGTTTATGGAATGCTTCTAAGATTATTAGAAAATTTAAACCAGATGTAGCAATTGGTACAGGTGGTTTTGCAAGTGGGCCAACTTTAATAATGGCAAATAGAAAAGGGATTCCTACGTTAATACAAGAACAGAATTCGTTTCCAGGAATTACTAATAAATTATTAAGTAAAAAAGCGCACAAAATATGTGTTGCATATGATCATTTAGAACGTTTTTTTCCTGCGGATAAAATTGTTAAAACAGGAAATCCTGTTCGTCAAGACTTGTTGTCAATTTATTCAAAAACAGACGAAGGGAAAGACTTTTTTAAGTTAGATAAAAAGAAGAAAACTATTTTAGTTTTAGGGGGTAGTTTGGGAGCGAGAAAAATTAATCAATTGGTGGAAGCTAATTTAGAATTCTTTAAAAAACAAGGCGTTCAGGTTATTTGGCAATGTGGAAAACTATATTTTGAAGAATATAAAAAATACAACGAAATAGAAAATATTCAAGTACATCAGTTTTTAAATAGAATGGATTTTGCATATGCTGCATCAGATATTATTATTTCTAGAGCAGGCGCAAGTTCAGTTTCAGAATTATGTATTGTGGGTAAGCCAGTATTGTTTATTCCTTCACCAAATGTGTCGGAAGATCATCAAACAAAAAACGCAAAGTCAATTGCAGATAAGCATGGTGCAATTTTGTTAAAAGAAAGTGAATTGGAGTCGTTTCCAATCGTTTTTGAAACGTTATTAAAAGATAAAGGAAAACAAAGTAATTTGTCCGAAAATATAAAAGAATTAGCGCTTCCAGGAGCAACTACAGATATTGTTAATGAAGTAGAAAAATTATTAAAAAAGTGA
- the murC gene encoding UDP-N-acetylmuramate--L-alanine ligase, with product MNLNTIHNVYFVGIGGIGMSAVARYFASNGKSVAGYDKIATQITLGLEGLGVEIHFEDAVKNIPISFLNTEKTLVVYTPAISKNHAELSYFLENGFTVLKRAEILGKITETTFCLAVAGTHGKTTTSAILGHIMNTVNATSFLGGIAENYNSNLILGDDKVSVVEADEFDRSFLKLSPNIACVTSMDADHLDIYGDSEALNESFIEFTNKVENTLIVAKGLPLEGLTYVVNEEADYAAFNLKIESGKYIFDVKTPSSEIKNIEFHLPGQHNVMNALAAIAMADVYGVSLELIKERLSNFKGVKRRFSYKIKTNDFVLIDDYAHHPTAINAVESSVREMYPNDKVLVVFQPHLFSRTQDFIEDFAVALSKFDEVLLLDIYPAREEPIAGVDSEWLLNKVVCKNKKLTKKNNLEKDIKNSSAKVVVMLGAGDIGMMVDEVSNELLKAIGNEV from the coding sequence GTGAATTTAAATACTATACATAACGTCTATTTTGTCGGAATTGGAGGCATAGGAATGAGTGCAGTTGCTCGTTACTTTGCGTCTAATGGGAAAAGTGTGGCTGGTTATGATAAAATTGCAACTCAAATTACTTTAGGTTTAGAAGGTTTGGGTGTTGAAATTCACTTTGAAGATGCTGTGAAAAATATCCCTATTTCATTTTTAAATACTGAAAAAACGTTGGTGGTCTACACACCAGCAATTTCTAAAAATCATGCTGAACTAAGTTATTTCTTAGAGAATGGTTTTACGGTTTTAAAGAGAGCTGAAATTTTAGGAAAAATAACGGAAACAACTTTCTGTTTAGCAGTTGCGGGGACACATGGTAAAACTACGACTTCTGCTATTTTAGGTCATATTATGAATACAGTAAATGCGACTTCCTTTTTAGGTGGTATTGCAGAAAACTATAATTCTAACCTAATTTTAGGTGATGATAAAGTGAGTGTTGTAGAAGCAGATGAGTTTGATAGGTCTTTCTTAAAGCTGAGTCCTAATATTGCGTGTGTAACCTCTATGGATGCAGATCATTTAGATATTTATGGAGACTCAGAAGCTTTAAACGAATCGTTTATTGAGTTTACGAATAAAGTAGAAAACACTTTAATTGTAGCAAAAGGTTTGCCTTTAGAGGGGTTAACGTATGTAGTTAATGAAGAAGCAGATTATGCTGCATTTAACTTAAAAATAGAAAGCGGTAAATATATTTTTGATGTGAAAACACCTTCATCAGAAATAAAAAATATTGAATTCCATTTACCAGGTCAGCATAATGTTATGAATGCATTGGCGGCAATAGCTATGGCAGATGTTTATGGAGTTTCGTTAGAACTAATAAAAGAACGTTTATCAAATTTTAAAGGAGTAAAACGAAGATTTTCGTATAAAATTAAAACAAACGATTTTGTTTTGATCGATGATTATGCACATCATCCAACAGCGATAAATGCAGTAGAAAGTTCTGTCAGAGAAATGTATCCTAATGATAAAGTGTTGGTTGTTTTTCAGCCACATTTATTTTCTAGAACACAAGATTTTATTGAAGATTTTGCTGTTGCATTATCAAAATTCGATGAAGTTTTATTGCTAGATATTTATCCTGCAAGAGAAGAACCAATTGCCGGAGTAGATTCTGAATGGTTATTAAATAAAGTTGTCTGTAAGAATAAAAAATTAACTAAAAAAAATAATTTAGAAAAAGATATTAAAAATTCATCAGCAAAAGTAGTTGTAATGTTAGGTGCGGGTGATATTGGTATGATGGTTGATGAGGTAAGTAATGAACTTTTAAAAGCAATAGGAAATGAAGTTTAA
- a CDS encoding cell division protein FtsQ/DivIB gives MKFKKFFKYIAFLLLIGGLAFLSSFSEKRNSNKKVSEVVIEFEAGDNQFLTHSMVDKLLIQNDTTVKNQAKSVINLYSLEKTVSENPYVENASVFLTISGTLKTIIKQRSPVARIINKKDSYYVDKQGVKIPLSHNFTARVMLVSGVKEDEEVKELLPLISFILEDDFLHKEVVGIEKFADGEYQFSVRSGNYKIDFGKLSEIDVKFKKLKAFYNKTFEDKTIEEYKTINLKYHNQVVCAK, from the coding sequence ATGAAGTTTAAGAAGTTTTTTAAATACATAGCATTCCTTTTGTTAATAGGAGGTTTGGCCTTTTTGTCTAGTTTTTCTGAAAAAAGAAATTCTAATAAAAAAGTATCGGAAGTTGTCATAGAATTTGAGGCTGGAGACAATCAATTTTTGACACATTCTATGGTTGATAAATTGTTAATACAAAATGATACAACTGTGAAAAACCAAGCGAAATCTGTGATAAATTTATACAGTTTGGAAAAAACGGTTTCAGAAAACCCTTATGTTGAAAATGCATCAGTATTTTTAACCATATCGGGGACCCTAAAAACGATCATAAAACAACGTTCACCTGTTGCTAGAATTATAAATAAAAAAGATTCTTATTATGTTGATAAACAAGGTGTAAAAATACCTTTGTCTCATAATTTTACAGCAAGAGTAATGCTCGTTTCTGGCGTTAAAGAAGATGAAGAAGTTAAAGAATTATTACCATTAATATCCTTTATTTTAGAGGATGATTTTTTGCATAAAGAAGTGGTGGGAATAGAGAAATTTGCCGATGGTGAGTATCAATTTTCTGTGAGAAGTGGAAATTATAAAATTGATTTTGGAAAATTATCTGAAATTGATGTGAAATTTAAGAAGTTAAAAGCGTTTTATAACAAGACATTTGAAGATAAAACGATTGAAGAGTATAAAACGATTAATTTAAAATATCACAACCAAGTTGTGTGCGCAAAATAA
- the ftsA gene encoding cell division protein FtsA has product MENNKIAIGLDIGTTKIAAMIGRKNEYGKIEVIGIGKAKSLGVKRGVVSNITQTIQSIQQAVEEAESVSGLKIHEVVVGIAGQHIRSLHHSDYITRNNADEVIDDNDIEDLINQVHKLVMLPGEEIIHVLPQEYKVDSQADIKEPIGMYGGRLEANFHVVVGQVSSIRNIGRCVKSAGLGLSEITLEPLASANAVLSQEEKEAGVALIDIGGGTTDLAIFKDGIIRHTAVIPFGGNVITEDIKEGCSIIEKQAELLKIKFGSAWPGENKETEIVSIPGLRGREPKEITLKNLSRIIHARVQEIIEHVYLEIKNYGHETAKGKLIGGIVLTGGGAQLKHLRQLVEYITGMDARIGYPNEHLAGESDELLSSPAFATTVGLLMEGLEKQKPVVEEEQEVIEEEVIEPVVDEQKEQPIEERPPVVEVEKERKPKKKSFFEKFTESLKDFLDNAE; this is encoded by the coding sequence ATGGAGAACAATAAAATAGCAATTGGTTTAGATATTGGTACAACCAAAATCGCAGCAATGATTGGTCGCAAGAATGAATATGGCAAGATTGAAGTTATAGGAATTGGTAAAGCCAAAAGTTTAGGCGTAAAACGTGGAGTTGTAAGTAATATTACGCAAACCATACAGTCTATTCAGCAAGCAGTAGAAGAGGCAGAAAGTGTTTCTGGTTTAAAGATTCACGAAGTTGTTGTGGGAATTGCTGGGCAACATATTCGTAGTTTACACCATAGTGATTATATCACAAGAAATAATGCTGATGAGGTAATAGATGATAACGATATTGAAGATTTAATAAACCAGGTTCATAAATTAGTAATGTTACCAGGAGAAGAAATTATTCATGTATTGCCACAAGAATATAAAGTAGATTCTCAAGCAGATATAAAAGAACCAATTGGCATGTATGGAGGTCGTTTAGAAGCGAATTTTCATGTAGTTGTTGGACAAGTTTCTTCTATTAGAAATATTGGGCGTTGTGTTAAAAGTGCAGGCTTAGGTTTAAGTGAAATTACCTTAGAGCCTTTAGCTTCTGCAAATGCAGTATTAAGTCAGGAAGAAAAAGAAGCAGGAGTTGCATTGATTGATATTGGTGGTGGAACAACGGATTTAGCTATTTTTAAAGACGGAATTATTAGACATACAGCTGTAATTCCTTTTGGAGGAAATGTAATTACAGAAGATATTAAAGAGGGCTGTTCTATAATAGAAAAGCAAGCAGAATTATTAAAAATAAAGTTTGGTTCTGCATGGCCTGGAGAAAATAAAGAAACAGAAATAGTTTCTATACCTGGTTTAAGAGGTAGAGAACCTAAAGAAATTACTTTAAAGAATTTATCAAGAATTATACATGCAAGAGTTCAGGAAATTATTGAGCATGTGTATTTAGAGATAAAAAATTACGGACATGAAACTGCAAAAGGGAAACTAATTGGAGGTATTGTGTTAACTGGTGGTGGTGCACAATTAAAGCACTTACGCCAGTTGGTAGAGTATATAACAGGTATGGATGCAAGAATAGGATATCCTAATGAACATTTGGCAGGAGAATCTGATGAACTTTTATCTAGTCCGGCTTTTGCTACAACCGTTGGTTTATTGATGGAAGGTTTAGAAAAACAAAAACCTGTTGTAGAAGAAGAGCAAGAAGTAATTGAAGAGGAGGTTATAGAGCCAGTTGTTGATGAACAGAAAGAACAACCTATAGAAGAAAGACCACCTGTAGTTGAAGTAGAAAAAGAACGAAAACCTAAAAAGAAGTCGTTTTTTGAAAAGTTTACAGAAAGTTTAAAAGATTTTTTGGACAACGCAGAATAA